A stretch of Mauremys reevesii isolate NIE-2019 linkage group 25, ASM1616193v1, whole genome shotgun sequence DNA encodes these proteins:
- the TNFSF14 gene encoding tumor necrosis factor ligand superfamily member 14: MGDGVVYPSVFVVDGQQHGVPFVPPMRRKRRVCWHSQFFLASLVILALAGVATEGYFLIRFQKELEKATSQVGEESGAISEKSIQDRKLHAEKPAAHVLGAAFTTSGNGSLQWEHSKDWAFLHDVGYQGGSLVCIKPGYYYIYSKVHLMAQSCSQQGQSSVIYHGIYKKTPRYVEEMKLVENLILYCNGKDSGFWRQNSFLGGIFHLEEEEQIYVKVSQRQVLQIRDGTRTYFGTFMI; this comes from the exons ATGGGCGATGGGGTGGTGTATCCTTCTGTCTTCGTGGTGGACGGCCAGCAACACGGGGTCCCCTTTGTCCCGCCCATGAGGAGGAAGCGACGGGTGTGCTGGCACAGCCAGTTCTTCCTGGCCTCTCTGGTCATCTTAGCCCTGGCTGGCGTGGCCACCGAAGGCTATTTCCTGATCCGCTTCCAGAAAGAGCTGGAGAAGGCGACGTCCCAGGTTGGG GAGGAATCAGGGGCCATCTCTGAGAAGTCCATTCAAG ACCGGAAACTTCATGCTGAGAAGCCAGCAGCTCATGTCTTGG GTGCAGCCTTCACCACCTCTGGGAACGGTTCTCTGCAGTGGGAACACAGTAAGGACTGGGCTTTCCTGCATGACGTGGGTTACCAGGGCGGCTCTCTGGTCTGCATCAAGCCCGGCTACTATTACATCTATTCCAAGGTCCATCTCATGGCGCAGAGTTGCTCTCAGCAGGGCCAGAGTTCCGTCATCTATCATGGCATCTATAAGAAGACCCCCAGGTATGTCGAGGAGATGAAACTTGTGGAGAACCTGATCCTTTACTGCAATGGGAAGGATAGTGGGTTCTGGCGGCAAAACAGCTTCCTGGGAGGAATCTTccacctggaggaggaggagcagattTACGTCAAGGTGTCACAGAGACAGGTGCTACAGATCAGAGACGGCACCAGGACTTATTTTGGCACCTTCATGATCTGA